In Montipora foliosa isolate CH-2021 chromosome 9, ASM3666993v2, whole genome shotgun sequence, the DNA window TAGCATTTGGAaaaatttgcccgcattagcctccattccatgctagatccagtccagccatgAGAATTCTCAAATGGTCTATTGGACCAAAATGAAGTTTCAACCTTTAGCAGAGGTCTCTATTCCCATACTCATCAGCCCAGCGAATGCAAAATAGAAGAGACCTCTGCTTAGCAGGAAAATTACAAACTTGTGTGATGCTGCACTCTACCTCAAGCACTGTATTTGTTTGTTCAGTTCCAGATCCTCTTGGAGGAGCATTGATTATTGGACAGGAATCAATAACATATCACAAAGGTGCCAACTACCATGCTATTGCTCCTCCAGTTCTAAAGGTGAATACCTTcagttgaaaaagaaagaacaatcTTACTACAGTATTCAATTCAGTGATCatttttttggacaaaatgaTGCTTTTGTACATTGTAATATCATAACCGTTTTCAACAGTATATTAAGTTTTTGATCATTGGTGGAGCCAAGAGATAGATGACCACTGACGGTTATGCGAAAAAGCACGGCAACAGATGCCGCTGACTGCTAGCTGGGTGTGAAGACAAAATTAATTGACTGCCAACTGCCAAAGATGCTCAAACCACTACTGCTATTACTGCCAGAAAAATGCTACAAACACTAAGTTTACACAAACTCCACACAAGCCTGCAATGCTTGCTCCTCATAGTTAACAAACTTGAATGTTAAATTAACtgtataatagttattattatttgcagaCACTGTTGAGGTGATTGACTGACTCATTTAtataaaaatgtattttcttaatttttacaCAGCAAAGCATCATATCTTGCTATGGGAAGATTGATGCTAATGGTTCCCGCTATTTGCTGGGTGACATGAATGGCCGGTTGTTCATGCTTCTTCTGGAAAGACAGGAGTTGATGGATGGCAATATTGAGGTCAAGGATCTCAAACTGGAGCTTCTTGGAGAGGTACATTGCTTGCACACCAAATTTCCTGTGTTAAACAGAACTTTGTAATCAGAATAATATTATCCACCCTTAGCAGTCAATGATTAGTACGTGTATATTTTAAGGTAGCGAAAACTGCAAATAAACACTAATACATACTAGTTATTAACCTTTCCATTTGTCTATTAAGTAGTCCCTCCAAATTGCCAGCATAAAAGCCCTTCCCCTGTTTGCACCAGCCCTCTTCGAAattactacatgtatttacttAGGTCTTTGACAAAGACTGCTACAATAACTTGCATCAATATTGTTTTCCTGTGGCCATCTTGAGCAAGGTTGTTAATTACGCTCACTTTTTACTATTTTGTGGAGTAAACATGGTTTTATGGTTGCTGTTaatacatgtaccggtaattAATGAACATGGCCTGAATCCTTTGTTCAGTTTAAcgcattgacccctgagagtgacacttaatagattttactctgtctaactccaGACGATAAATTTTTAGTCGTCAATGAgggcgtcctagggcgtttgaggtgtgaatagGTTACACTCAGTTAAAAACTACAGTTTACAGGTATGTCcccattacatgtacattgtgtaATGTGATCCTTTAATTTTTAGACATCAATAGCACATTGCCTGACCTATCTTGACAATGGAGTTGTTTTTGTGGGATCAGCACTTGGAGATTCTCAGCTTGTCAAGGTAAATCAtaaacttacatgtacagtatgtaTGTCTTGTGAGGACTCCTTAGGTATTGCTTTTGCAAtagtgaatcacatgttgaagGATATGTGATGTAACACTGCAAACCAATTTGTCATAAAGTACTTCATGTAAATGTATCCCCTAACCACCCTAATCCTTAAATTCAACATTATACTTGTGTCCAGAAACACTGGCAATAAAAGTCACAAAGTCCCATGACCACAACTCTACATCTCAAGTAAATACATTGttcaccagaaaaaaaatatatatatgtgatTATTATTGCATGTATAATTGTTACATTGTACAATGTACGCATGTTACCTAAATATGACCCTAACACTAACACCTGACCCTTTTAGTAATTGGGACTCTGATGTGTACTGTAGACTTACATGTAAAGGTTTGCTTAACTTGCGACATCTAAACTTAAACTTAATTACAAGGATTCGTGGACACATGCATCTAAAACGCGTTAGAGAACACTGTACAAAGATCTTTCCAAAATTCGCATGGATGGTACACACAGTACATGTAAGTCAAGAAAATCATATGAACAAATGAAATGTTCTTAATGAACCATTATTGTTGTTTTATAACTTGCTGACATTGTCAAACTCGTCCATTTTTGTAAGTTagctgaaaataaaaaaaaaagatgtacaGAACTACTGTTTCCTTGTTTTGTCAGTTTGGTTGGCAAGGGTATTAGGTACTATACTTGCATGTCTTGTAATTCCAAATGAAATGTAggtgtactgtacatgtagcttgatTATTTGTAAACCAAAATAAATTTGTTAACTGCCTTGAAATCATCGCAAcctgaatttcattttgaattaCAAACTGTACAAAACATGTTTTGGTTGCATGGATTtacttttgtgatatttcagttattttgattttaaatttattgCAGCTCAACACGGAGACAAACGAGGACGGGTCACATGTTCACGTTATGGAAACTTTTACTAATCTTGGCCCAATAGTAGACATGGTGGTTGTTGATTTAGAAAGACAGGGACAAGGGCAGGTAATAGAAACTACAGCTAAGCTCTGCGCATGCTTTTCATCCTTATCTGCACCTGTGAAGAGAGTTGACCAATACAGACACATAGTACTGTAATTACGTTGTAGATTCATGCTGACATAGTGTTATGAAGCGTCCCATGCCCTTCTCTCCAccttcaacatcactcatgtcTCAGAATACCTCTGTACCTCAAGTCAGGATGTGGGAGGCGctgtggcctcatggttagtgtgctcgactctggAGCGAGTTGTCccggttcggggcctggccggggacattgtgttgtgttcttgggcaagacactttactctcgcggtgcttctctccactcaggtgtataaatgggtaccggcataatgctgggggtaaccctgcgatggactagcatcccatccaggggggagcataaatactcctagtcgcttcatgctacggaaaccggagataagcgccggccttaatgggccttcaggctcgtaacagagactttaccttttaccctCAAGTCAGGATACACAGCTGCATAAATTATCCAAACTACAAAACAATGATCTCATAGTTGAAAATGCTTGGACTTAGCGGGCCACTTTGTGTTACGTGTACATGTAGGTGTCAAATTCAGGCATGTATCTAATTGCAGGCATGCCCATAAATCATGTAAAAACAGTGTTTGAATTTCTTATTCTTTGGTCCTCTGCAAACAGTTGGTGACATGTTCTGGTGCCTCAAAGGAAGGATCTCTGAGAATTATAAGGAATGGAATTGGAATCCATGAACATGCCACCATATCAGATCTGGTGGGAATCATGGGTAGGTACATAAGTCATATTATCCTTTTCTGTTACGAAGAGCTTTGTTAAAATTCCTTTACGTGAAATTCCACTCAATATTGGATTGAAATGAAGTACGATTTACTGTAGTGTGCAAGTTCCTGAAATGAATCTTTTGTTTCCTCCTCTTGTTTAAGGCATATGGCCTTTACGGCTAAGAAAGACTGCAAAGAACTTTGATGATGCACTACTTCTGTCATTTGTTGGACAGAGCAGGTATTTGGTTTTCTGTGTTTTCATAGTATGGTTGTCTTGATTAAGTTTCAATTAAATTTAAGGCTCCCCCTTGGGTATAATTTTTGCTAATTTGATGTAGATGAATGTTCTGATTTACATTTAATCAGGATTTTAGCTCTGACTGGAGAAGAAGTCGAAGAGACAGAAATTCCTGGATTTGATGACAACCAACAAACATACTTTTGTGGAAATGTAACAGGCGATCAGATCATCCAGGTGTGGTTTGTAATAAACATGTAATGTAAATCTAGTATAATTTATTAGATAAGGTCTTAAGTGATTGGTAACAAAAGAAGAATGGAATGGTCCCTCCATGGCATGTGCATACTCTTGTCAAAGTTTGAAACCATTGTTTTTGGGGGATAAAAATAATGACAAACGTGTACATCATAAGTTTAGATGAGAATTTCATGTTCATCTAAAGGTTGTAATGTCTTCAGTCTTTGGTGCTTTATAACagtaattattaacaattattgcaaggtgaatattggtgaataaaaaccgaggcAAAGTCCACgtttttattcaccgagcctTACATGAATAATTGTTCTAGTATAATTAcctaggtgattatttgaaaaatatgcattttcaattttgttgtcTGTGACCttgacaaaacggcttgcggccattttgaaaaaaaaaaacccgcttCTAAAGGTGATTATCATGTAATAATCAACTCAAGTGCTACTACATgtaatcagcgcagagaattttcaataatcacctgtgtattatTATACTACTACTGTATTATAAGCTATTGTCAGTTGGTGTCTTGAGTAAAAAGGAAATCACTGTAGGCTGCTAGGATGCTTTGGTAGTTTTAAGAGAGCAGGACTGGTTCAGTTGGTCAGGGCACTCGCCAACCTCGTTCCctgggtctctcttctctgcctccattgtcgttgacgacagtggaggcagagaagagagaccctgggaacgaggttgggcaCTCGCTTCCGACCAATGAGGCCCGGGTTTTATTTCTCAGACTCGTCATATGGGTTGaagttgttggttctctactttctcCAAGAGGTTGTTTCTCCGGGTACtgctctggttttcccctctcctcaaaaccaacatttgatttgatttgcgttaatttgagcagatttcaatttacagtgccCCTAATTGATGCCCCAGTCCTGGAATACGAGACACTTAAATGCAGAtggtcgtcatcatcatcaatatgcATATGTTTTTTGTTAAGTACACTACTTTGCACTTTGAGTCTTAAACGCATTTAACAGTGAATTTGCACTGCCCAGGTTACCACGTCATCGGTGCGTTTAGTTAGTTGCGAGACAAGACATCTTGTTAGGTAAGCATTGCAAGACTACAGCAGTTACTTTACAAGTTTTCACTAAGGGTATGCCAAGAGTTAACTTTCGATACACTGTATCCAGTATGTCTTATGCGTTGTGTATCTTTAAGGCCGgcacacacgagggagcttgctcctgaaacacgctCCCGACACACGCTCCCGGGTAAGTACCCCAACCAGTACACACGAAGGACACGACGAGAGAGCTGAATGATGAAACAACCCGGTTGGTGCATGGGAACTgttgtggatgaaaaaaataagccaatttcattggccaactggagacacgtcatgtcacggcaagcaaatttcagtacacacgagggagcttgctcctgaaacagacccgtgcaacagatttgcccctggagcttgctccctcatatcaaaccagtttgatatgagggagcaaaaGTTTTGTTGCGCAACATATTTTCTCGCTAGAAATCGTCGGTGCAGACGAGGGAGCTTTGCTCCGGGAGCGTGTTGCAGGAGCGTGCtgcgggagcaagctccctcgtgtgtaccggccTTAAAGCCTACTCTTTTATTACGCGAGATGCCTGTCAGGCGGACCGCCTAGGAATTCCAGTCTGGTATCTTTCTTATTTGTAGTCGCAAATCGACACGTGTTTTTTAAGTTTCCCGTATCCCGCGGGACCACGTGGTCTGTGTTTGTTTCGCGTGTTTAATCAAGTTCGGGCCTAAGCACAGCCATAAATTCGTTTCAAAAGCTCCCATTGCCTCGAGATTTCACCTAGATTATTCTCTACAGTTGTGCTAACCATTGCTTTCCTTCATCGCCGGCTGAGTAGGAAGTTAAGGTCGGAAATCTCACACCTATTTTTCAGTAAAGCATCCACTCAGTGATCAGTTTCTCAATTATTTCACGTAACAAATTCCTTGTGTCCTCGCGCCAATGTGTTGCCACTCCAGTCCACTTTTTAAATTCCAGGTTTCCCTCGTTGCCACTTAATGCAAACAAGAGCCATCCTCACGCAAGCTTGTGTGTTAGTGTAAACAGACTGTTATTATCGCTACCCATTAAAaatttaagtaatgatccgtgtaagttggatagcaatttcctttgttatgcggcaacggggctttccccacataggaatgttatatcatttttacacagagaatgcataaacctactccaatgttgattttcacTACTAGCAGTCGCACAAAAAATTCTTActcaacattgaattggggagAGGGGGATGTGGTATGTCTAGTATCGTAGGTCAAAACCTAGATATAGTCCGTCTGCGCAACGGCTCCCAAAAGGTTGTTCTCGTATCTCGCAGTTTTACAGGGATTTCTGTACCCCTGCCTGATTGTCTAGAATCTTACGCACTCTGTAATTGGATATTCACTCAATCAATAAATAACGCATTCCTTTTAAAAAGTTTGGTAAGAGAGTTCAAAGCCCTAAAAGATTTAAATTGATTGTCTCCTATCTGAGCAGCAAAACTCGCTGCGGGAATTTCTTGTAtgtagaaatatatttgttactTTGACCTGAATTCGAAAACAAGTTCGATTCAACGCGATTGAAAAGTGAGGAGGAGGGGATCAAACGGTTTTAACATCGCTGAGTGACTGCTTCTGTTGAATGACTGATCACATtttagttttttatttatttaaagtgAATGGCGGCACCCAACTGGTAAGAACATCAGCGTTTGTGCGTGCAACTACGAACAGATTGTTGTTGCTGTGGGCTGTGAATTGTACTATTTGCAGATACTCCCTGGACAAATAAGCCTCGTCAGGTATTTAAAACCCTTTCAACTCTCCTTgtaataatttacattttttggaaatcttcggttggggtgggggggggggggggaaattaaCTTTCGCCAGCTATCAGTTGTTTGCGAAGTTTCGAGTTGTTAACaatgattttttctttctttagccAAATCACACTTGACCACGAAGTTGCTTGTTTGGATATCACACCAACTTGTAAGTAAagctctgggcccggttgttcaaaagtcgattaacgctaatcccagattaaaaattaaccaaggagtttatttctgtaCTCCCAAATggtgttcaacgctgatatttggcaaacctttacattagaggaattcaatcttgaaaaacgaaaataagcaaaagaaactttcaccaaaaagttgaaaacatgaaacaaacgtttacgctaatcctggattaagttagtcggctttcgaacaaccgggccccgAAGTTCATGTGAGAGTTTCCTTAATGATTACACAGCTTTTATTTTGTGATAgcgtatacatgtatatgaaattTCATACTAGTATATGGACGGTTTCAATGTCGAAATAATTGACTTTTGTTCATATCGACTCTATCGTTTGTGTTTCGTTAAACAAACGACTCAAGTAGGACTCACACTTACGTGAAGTTAAAGTCTTTGTATTTTATATTAACCATCACTTTTTTCATTAAGGCCCCGTCGACATAGAGAGTTGTCCTTATTGAAAGGTCACCCACCAACCCTCGTTAACCAGGGCACCAAGTCAGCGTTTCATTCGTTTCAAATAGCCGAAAACGCGTcgaaccgtttacatgaggaaCAAAAATTTGGCTCGGCTAATGGGGTGACTCACGTGGCAGGTTCACCCTCGCTAGGAGGTTGGTTCATTCTTCTAGCAGAGCGAACGTTTAGGCCTATGAATTCTTTGGAATGGTGGGGTGAACAAGTATCAGTTTGTGCTTTCTTTCCATTAGATGAGTCAAACTCAAGAGCAGAGTTGGTGGCCGTTGGCTTGTGGACAGACATTTCCGTCCGAGTGCTTAAGTTACCAAATTGTGAACAATTGCACGTTGAAATGCTGGGTGGAGGTGAGTTAATTATCACAAAGAAAGAgggatttttgttgttgttggaaaagaaccccccccccccccaaaaaaaaaaaaaatcaaaaaaaaaaaattaataataataatcaaatcaaatcaaatcaaatcgagTATAGGTGCATGGTATGCTCAGTTTGCAATGCTCCATAGCACTAATGTGTTTTTGGTGTGAAAATTGCCAACCATCCTAACAGGAAACTCTCGAAAATGGCCTTGAGTTCCTGCGTTTTTTACAGCGGTCACCAATAACGCGCGACCTATCGCATTCAAAAGAATCGAGTAAAGTTGCGTTTTGGTGTACATCAATCAAAGAAAAGccgttaaaaatatttttaattctgaCCGCATTTCAAGGTAGCAGAACCAAGAAATTAAGAGTTTTATCTGCTGACAGCTGGTAATTTTTATTAAAGTTGATTTTCCAAGCCagtttatttgaaagaaagggtatcatatttttaaatgaaaattttcaaattgTTGCGCGTGATAATTGAGATAATTTACAAAATCAGCGATGCGTGGAAGTCAGCAAATTAGCGCGTgtagtgaaatttaattttttaaatttaaaaacgttgttttctttttgcatgaTTTTCCTCGAAACTTAATTTAAACAACTTTTAAATTCTCTCAATTATGTAAAAATCTCAGTTCCTTGCCTAGTTGCCTTGGAAACTTGTAAGGATTCAAAATAATCTGAAccgctttttttttaattgatgtCCACCAACACGCAACTTTATCAGACTCTTTTGAAGGCGATAGGTCGCGTGTTACTGTAATCACCAGCGTGTGtgtttcattttttgttaaagTGACAAATTACTTTCAGGAAAAATTAGTCTTTTCTTCTGGTTCTGTTTCAGAAATCATTCCCCGCTCCATCTTGAAGACTTCATTTGAAGGAATTCATTATCTCTTATGCGCTTTAGGAGATGGAACTCTCTATTATTTTACTATGGATCCAAACACTGGTATAATTATCTTGCCTTACATTTCTTGATTGCATTACtgttttatttatatattttttacaatCTTCCAATTTTATGGAATATCCAGAATGACCGTGAAGTTAATTGTACACTTTGATCAGCTgttgttattttactttttgggcattATTTTAAAATCTATGTCCAATTGTGAAATGAAACGAAAGAGAAATGTGATCCTCGCACCaatttggacaatttaagcaattgtctcttatggaTACAcacaacgggattcgaactcatgaTTTCTGCGATGTCGGTACACTGCTTTACCAAccgagctataaagccactcaGTTGAGCGCCGGTTTAAAATGAAAGTtaggaagaaagaaataaaagagcAAAACTTAAGCAGTTGCAAATGGTTGCAAGCGAGCCTGAAAAAGTCAAGTTTTGAACGTAATTGGAACCCATCACCGTCCATGGGGAAGACGTCTGGTTATCTCTACAAAAGAAACTCCTGATAAAACATTTTCGAATCTAACAATActtttttactcgtggatatatccacgagttttggtgaggttctttatgcaaatgtgtcactcccgcgtaaccggaagttcgatctaataaaccaatcaggatggataatcacaacaccgcttagaaagctgtgacttcctgttcgcgagGTTGTGCACCGCCATTGCTGTATGTcgcttttatacttaagtgtttgagcaccttccgctttatagaagcaagaaacggaagaattaaagaaatggctttctttgaaggtgaagcaaaatattctgaacaagtacagattggtgcaattaattgtgcaccgcctttcactgaccaacgcgaagactttaattcatgtagaaatggaatcgacagacacatggtgagaagacagtgcctgttcatcccctaagctcacgggggataaataaattccattttggccaaaaatgatgtgtgtcagtaataatttctacaaagcagtggcaaaaaagaGTTTATATGAGAGAATGTATcaagcggaagagacaaaatcacttgaagaattcagggaaaagaaaaacaatgcaaaacgccaaaacagatctgaaaatattgaagcagcaaggggattggaaaagaaaagcaatccagaacatatcagagacctaaacagaaaagcataaaacgatttaaggaaagctatgcagagctcaaggctaaaccaaactgaaatttgtcaaggtcaagactctagtagacattccatgtcaaaagtgattcagtctttttcgtgataagataacacatggccctgaatatatatgcacttgctgtgatcagttatggttcagatcatcaGTTTCTAAgggtaacagtatcaaatatagtgatgaaaaaaaaagtgcaatgaactttgaacacatggcactgctctttatagaggatgtgttaaagagtaatcttatgcctattggagaaatggtatacttacttcacagggttgaattccagcaaaggggattacctcacatacatgcattattttgggtatctagttgcatatgagagcccaccatgctgttacacaattatccatggcaactatcaatgctaatgcataaagaaaacttcagcctgccaattttaaacaatcgcggtaactttcatatccacgagtaacgacagtggcactttgatttattttttcaagACCCTTAAGGAATCGTGTCCTTTTACACGCATGTGCGTTCTTGTTGTTATTGTAGGTTCCCTCTCGGAGAGAAAGAAAGTCACCCTCGGCACCCAACCAACAATGCTAAGGACATTCAAGTCGCTGTCGACAACAAATGTGTTTGCTTGTTCTGATCGACCCACTGTTATCTACTCCAGTAACCACAAACTGGTCTTCTCTAATGTAAACCTCAAGGTATAGTGGACACAGTACTAGAGCTGTTGCAGCTCAAGCGTGAATCTTTAGCGTTGGTTTGCAGTTTTTCTTCGTTCCATCCAATCACAgttttctgtttttgacagGAAGTGAATTACATGTGTCCACTTAATTCCGAGGGTTTCCCAGACAGGTATGTGTTAGAAGCTTATGGCTATAAAGGCGAACAACTTCGATGTAtatgtcacagttttttttttcggttcaTTGTTCGGCAAAACCGGACCATTCCAGCAAATCCTGTTTGTTTCCATCTCTTCGGaaaatattataatttttttcccaTATTTGCTTTGATGCAGTCTTGCCGTGGCTAGCGAGGGCGCCTTGACTATCGGAACAATTGACGAAATTCAGAAGCTGCACATTCGGACAGTTCCGCTTGGAGAAACGCCGAGGTGAATTTTGAAACGACTTTTGACGCTTTCGTATGGAAAGTATTGTGACCTGATTTAGTCGGTATATCCCGATCCTGAGCAAGTACGACGTTATCGTCCTGTACTGCATGAAAACGGCAATAAGAGTCTTTTATTGTGTAAaactgaaattttgaaaaaaaaaagtcctaTCTTCTGTGTTGATATTAGTTGTGGTTACACCAGCCCTATTTACCTatgggtaaatagcgtttgcccACGAGCAAGGAAGTTTTTTTGTGTAACCGCTTTCCCTAGACCGAAACTGCCTCAGGGTtatatccatggatacataaaagtgaacaaaagaacttccatGACAGtcctgaactgaaaagtacagtttatctgctccctgaggtggcttggccaTTCATAAAGCAGAACGTACCTAATAAACAAAGATCCCTAATTATGTTAATTATACCCTATGATTTTACCCCAAGGGGAGTCTTTTACGGTGTAACCGCATTCCCgagggtaacatgaaacctgagctgaaccaaacccaagccatCCCTCCGGGAGGCCCCAAACCTaaggtgtgtgtaaccacaactaTTGTAAGGCTTTGTTTTTATGGTTCTTAAGATCCCCAATCTTTCTGCCGCATTGGGAAAAAAATACGAGTTCCATTTCTGGATAAATCCTTCTATAATCACGATTAGCGTTTAACAAGCGTAGACGTTTTCGGTGCTTAACCCCGCTGTTTTCGTGATCTCTGATTTTCAGGCGCATTGCTTACCAAGAATCCACCCAAACATTCGGCGTGATCTCAATGCGCATCGAGGTCCTGGATCCTACGACCAATAACACGCGACCCCTCCACCCCAGTGCAAGCACCATGGCCCAGAATATAACCAGCAGTGCGTCTTCCAGCATAGCTGGCAGTTTAGTTCAGAGTTCGAATAGAACAGCAGTGGATGGCATCACGTTTGGTGACGAAGTCGAAAGGAGTAGCTTGCTGATTATCGATCAACACACGTTCGAAGGTACCTTGTGGTGACAGTTAAGGACACTGCAGAGTGCAGAGGGGATTGACTAGGCGTTGTCTGCAAAATGTTCTACTGTACTCGTGCAGTAAAATTAATTCTGAGAAAGTCTGAGAATAGCTATCGAATGCCAACTttaggagcaagggtggcacaatCGGTTGGTGCTTGGCCTCGGTGCAAGaagtcccgagttcgatccccggatctcacatccttgttcgACTTGTTTCCTTTCACTATAAcataagtagctttaaatacttttaaaacggagcactgatggtaagaggggagtaaaatgagcgcaccctcggcttcctgggagaataccctcggtctagagggtaaaggaatcaccgacgttaaataaggtgtacctttacctaaCTTcacctccccctccccccccccccctttccctaTTCCAACCCCTGTTTGTTACTCGCCCCACCCAGCTCCCAGCCTACTGATCAGAAAGTCAGCTTGTTTTCTAAACAGCCATTGGTTGACTTGATGACGTTGATAATGCACTTAACTAAGTCGCGGTAATGTGGCGAAGGTCGGTTTTATTTGCTCGCATTGCATTTCCTGAGAGTCCGAAACAAGGAAATTCACCATGGCCACTTTTCAATTTTCTGACGATTAGGGGATCGTGTTCTCCAGTCActcattcatttattttgtttatttgggtGTGGCTCCTGCGACTTGTTAAAGGATAGCGTTAGAGTCCTCTGACACTGCTGTTGTTATACAGTTAATATTCATTAAGTACAGTGAGAACTGAAAGACATACGACCGCAAAATATAGGTTATTCactcatttatttttattttgttttttgggtGCAGTTAAATCGGAGCCGTGCATGACGTGGTCGTAAAATTCCTTCTTCTTGTTTCAGTGACTCACGCACACGATCTTCAAGATCACGAGTGGGCAACCAGTTTAATATCCTGTAACTTATCTGGGGATGCAAACAGCTCGTATAGTGGTACAGCTGCCTCGAATACCTATTTCTGCGTTGGTACAGCTTTCGTTTTCCCCGAGGAGGCA includes these proteins:
- the LOC137972045 gene encoding DNA damage-binding protein 1-like — its product is MAHNYVVTAHKPTAVNASVVGNFTAADDLNLIIAKNTRLEIHVVTPEGLRPHLDIGIYGRISVMELFRPPNEPQDLLFILTARYRVFILSYKPDTGDVVTRACGDVQDRIGRPSDTGLIGIIDPQCRMIGLRLYDGLFKVIPLELDSNKELKAFNIRLEELHVIDIAFLHGCQVPTIVFIYQDPHGRHVKTYEIIMRDKEFNKGPWKQDNVEVEASRVIAVPDPLGGALIIGQESITYHKGANYHAIAPPVLKQSIISCYGKIDANGSRYLLGDMNGRLFMLLLERQELMDGNIEVKDLKLELLGETSIAHCLTYLDNGVVFVGSALGDSQLVKLNTETNEDGSHVHVMETFTNLGPIVDMVVVDLERQGQGQLVTCSGASKEGSLRIIRNGIGIHEHATISDLVGIMGIWPLRLRKTAKNFDDALLLSFVGQSRILALTGEEVEETEIPGFDDNQQTYFCGNVTGDQIIQVTTSSVRLVSCETRHLVSEWRHPTGKNISVCACNYEQIVVAVGCELYYLQILPGQISLVSQITLDHEVACLDITPTYESNSRAELVAVGLWTDISVRVLKLPNCEQLHVEMLGGEIIPRSILKTSFEGIHYLLCALGDGTLYYFTMDPNTGSLSERKKVTLGTQPTMLRTFKSLSTTNVFACSDRPTVIYSSNHKLVFSNVNLKEVNYMCPLNSEGFPDSLAVASEGALTIGTIDEIQKLHIRTVPLGETPRRIAYQESTQTFGVISMRIEVLDPTTNNTRPLHPSASTMAQNITSSASSSIAGSLVQSSNRTAVDGITFGDEVERSSLLIIDQHTFEVTHAHDLQDHEWATSLISCNLSGDANSSYSGTAASNTYFCVGTAFVFPEEAEPKTGRLLLFQLLEGKLVQIAEKEVKGAVYSLVEFNGKVLAGINSTVSIYEWTADKELRVECSFLNNILALYLKSKGDFILVGDLMRSMTLLAYKSMEGSLEEIAHDYSPNWMVAVEIIDDDTFLGAGNSFNLFTCQKDSGSAADDDRSYLQEAGQFHLGEFVNVFRHGSLVMEHPGEASSPFQGCILFGTVNGTIGIVAQLPQELSNFLTQIQGKLSKVIKSVGKIDHEFWRSFSNERKQEPAAGFVDGDLIESFLDLPRAKMEEVVSGLQIDDGSGMKKECTVEDLVKVVEELTRIH